ATCCTCGCCCATTCGTGATCGCCCGCGACCAGGCGCAGGGCCAGCTCGACACCGCGATCGCCCAACTGAAGGGCCAGAAGCTCGGCGTCGACATCGCCAAGAAGAACTTCCCGGCCGCGCTCCAGGTCGCCAAGGCCAACCTCGACGCGGCCAAGGCGACGCTCGTGCAGCGCAAGGCCGACTTCGAGCGCCAGAAGAGCCTGCCGCGGCAGGCGACGACGCAGCAGGAGGTCGATGCCGCGACTGCCAACCTGCAGCAGGCGCAAGCCCAGGTGCTGCTCGACCAGGCCCGCGTCGTGCAGGCGGAGCCCGTGCAGGAGAGCATCGGCCAGACGGAAGAGCAGCAGAGCAACCTGCAGGGTGCCGTCGAGACGGCGCGCGCCAACCTCAACAACGCGAACCTGAACCTCGCCTTCACGGTGCTGCGCGCGCCGCAGGACGGCTGGGTGACGCGCCGCAACGTCGAGCAGGGCAACTACGTCCAGGTCGGCCAGCAGATCTTCAACATCGTGTCGCCCGAGGTGTGGGTCACCGCGAACTTCAAGGAGACGCAGCTCAACCTGATGCGCCCGGGCCAGGCGGTGAAGATCACCGTCGACGCCTATCCCGGCCTCGACCTTCGCGGCCACGTCGACTCGATCCAGCTCGGCTCGGGCTCGAAGTTCTCCGCCTTCCCGGCCGAGAACGCGACGGGCAACTTCGTGAAGATCGTGCAGCGCGTGCCGGTGAAGATCGTCATCGATTCGGGCCTCGATCCCACCCTGCCGCTGCCGCTCGGACTTTCCGTCGAGCCGACGGTCACGGTGCGATGAGCAACGGCGGCAAGCCGAAGGGCAACGGCAAGGCCGCCGGCGGCGCGGAGGCCGAGCACACCGGCTGGAAGCCGTCGTTCAATCCCTGGCTGATCGCCGTCTCCGTGACGCTCGCGGCGTTCATGGAGATCCTCGACACGACGATCGTCAACGTCGCGCTGCCGCATATCGCCGGCTCGCTCGCCGCCTCGAACGACGAGGCGACCTACGCGCTGACCTCCTACCTCACCGCCAACGGCATCGTGCTCACCGTGTCGGGCTGGATCTCCGACACGATCGGCCGCAAGCGCTACTTCCTGATCTGCCTCGGCATGTTCACGGTGTTCTCGTTCCTTTGCGGCATCGCGACGTCGCTGCCGCAGCTCATCATCTTCCGCGCCTTCCAGGGCTTCTTCGGCGGCGGCCTGCAGCCGAACCAGCAGGCGATCATCCTCGATACCTTCCCGCCGGAGAAGCGCGGCGCCGCTTTCGGCCTCACCGCGATCGCGACGATCGTCGCGCCGGTGCTCGGCCCGACGCTCGGCGGCTGGATCACCGACACCTACTCGTGGCGCTGGATCTTCTTCGTCAACGTGCCGGTCGGCATCTTCGCGGTCGTCATCAACTTCATCCTCGTCGAGGATCCGCCGTGGGAGAAGGAAAAGCAGAAGCGCAAGACCCGCGGCATCGACTACATCGGCCTGTCCCTGATCTCGCTCGGCCTCGGCTGCCTGCAGGTGATGGTCGACAAGGGCGAGGACTGGGACTGGTTCGGGTCGCCGATCATCCGCACGCTCGCCGTTCTCGCCTTCCTCGGCATCGGCGGCGCCATCGTCTGGCTGCTCACGGCCAAGAAGCCGATCGTCAATCTCGACATCTTCAAGGACAAGAACTTCGCGATCGGCTGCCTCTTCATCGGCGCGATGGGCGCGATCCTCTACGCGAGCTCGGTGATCATCCCGCAGTTCGCGCAGACCGAGCTCGGCTACACCGCGACCGTTTCCGGCCTCATCCTGTCGCCGGGCGGCCTCGTCGTCATCGTGCTGATCCCGATCGTCGGGCAACTCATGACGCGGATCGCCACGCGCTACATCGTGATGTTCGGATTCTTCCTGATGGGCTGCGCCTGCTTCTACTCGGCGGGCCTCGTATCCAACATCGACTTCAAGACGCTCGTCTACATGCGCAGCGCGCAGACGGCGGCGCTCGGCTTCCTGTTCGTGCCGATCTCACAGATCGCCTACCTGACCTTGCCGCTGCGCTACCGTAGCGACGGCGCGGCGATCTTCTCGATGTTTCGAAACGTCTTCGGCTCGATCGGCATCTCGATCTCGAGCGCGATGGTGACGGAACGCACGCAGATCGACCAGGCGAACCTGTCGAAGTTCATGACGCCGTTGCACGCCGGCTACAACGAGTACCTGCAGAAGGCCGAGGCGACGATCATGACGCTAGGTCGCGCGCCCTCGACGATCGAGAGCGTCGCGCAGGGCCAGCTCTATCAGACATATATGAAACAGGCGGCGACTTTAGCGTATTCGAACGTCTTCATGTACGCGTCGGTGATTGCTTTTTGCGTCGTGCCGTTCTGTTTTCTGATCACCAAGAAGAAGGCTTCCGGTGGCGGAGGTGGCGGTCACTAACATGAAACGATCAGGACGCGTGGCGCTGCTGACGGCATGTGCCGTCATCGCGCTGACCGGCTGCGTCGGCCCCAACTTCGCGCCGCCCGTGCCGGTGACGGCGACCGCCGCCAACTTCCTCGACACGGGCAAGGCTGCGGCCTCGCCCGTGCCGGTGCTGACCG
This Beijerinckiaceae bacterium RH AL1 DNA region includes the following protein-coding sequences:
- a CDS encoding Membrane fusion protein (Multidrug efflux system) (ID:RHAL1_03084;~source:Prodigal:2.6), whose translation is MTRSEPGDDTRLAERHEPPPGDAPERHEGPDEAQAEHDESSADEPDAADEQERADQETRKKRRPKVFFVAIIVVILLALGGVYWWLSGLNTEDTDDAYTDGRAIQIAPRVAGRVVSLDVTDNQFVRKGQALIHIDPRPFVIARDQAQGQLDTAIAQLKGQKLGVDIAKKNFPAALQVAKANLDAAKATLVQRKADFERQKSLPRQATTQQEVDAATANLQQAQAQVLLDQARVVQAEPVQESIGQTEEQQSNLQGAVETARANLNNANLNLAFTVLRAPQDGWVTRRNVEQGNYVQVGQQIFNIVSPEVWVTANFKETQLNLMRPGQAVKITVDAYPGLDLRGHVDSIQLGSGSKFSAFPAENATGNFVKIVQRVPVKIVIDSGLDPTLPLPLGLSVEPTVTVR
- a CDS encoding Disulfide bond formation protein DsbA (ID:RHAL1_03085;~source:Prodigal:2.6); this encodes MSNGGKPKGNGKAAGGAEAEHTGWKPSFNPWLIAVSVTLAAFMEILDTTIVNVALPHIAGSLAASNDEATYALTSYLTANGIVLTVSGWISDTIGRKRYFLICLGMFTVFSFLCGIATSLPQLIIFRAFQGFFGGGLQPNQQAIILDTFPPEKRGAAFGLTAIATIVAPVLGPTLGGWITDTYSWRWIFFVNVPVGIFAVVINFILVEDPPWEKEKQKRKTRGIDYIGLSLISLGLGCLQVMVDKGEDWDWFGSPIIRTLAVLAFLGIGGAIVWLLTAKKPIVNLDIFKDKNFAIGCLFIGAMGAILYASSVIIPQFAQTELGYTATVSGLILSPGGLVVIVLIPIVGQLMTRIATRYIVMFGFFLMGCACFYSAGLVSNIDFKTLVYMRSAQTAALGFLFVPISQIAYLTLPLRYRSDGAAIFSMFRNVFGSIGISISSAMVTERTQIDQANLSKFMTPLHAGYNEYLQKAEATIMTLGRAPSTIESVAQGQLYQTYMKQAATLAYSNVFMYASVIAFCVVPFCFLITKKKASGGGGGGH